The Lolium rigidum isolate FL_2022 chromosome 1, APGP_CSIRO_Lrig_0.1, whole genome shotgun sequence region atgtcaagcgtggagcaagtctcatgagacgcggtcatgtaaagttagcccgggccgcttcatcacaccataccgcaagatgcaaagtacacataagaagagacaacaaaagcatcaacacccacaaaaccattgtgttctactcgtgcaaccaatctatgcatagacacgactctgataccactgatgggattcgtagcatagaaaacaaaaaattcctaccgcaagaacaaataacaagccaagatctaatctaatagatggtagcaacgaggtgaagatcaacataccctcgaagatcgctaagcgttaacgagataaatctcgtggtggatgtagtcgatcacttgtcgctttcaaaagcgcgtagaagatcttgacggtgccacaatcgggcagcacctccgtactcggtcacacggtcggtgttgatgacgacgtccttctccccgttccagcaggcagcggatgtagtagatcctcctcggaatcccgccagcacgacggcgtggtgacggtggtggtggagatctccggcaggtcttcgccgtaagcgctacaagagaggaaggaggagggagtagctagggtttgggagagaggagggGCTTGGGGCACCGGCTTGGgtgccccttggtggtgcggccaaggtgtagccagccctctccctctccctctctttatataggtggaaaccccAAGGGTTTGACCAAAAtctgaataagagtccaactcaaaaccttccatatgggtgaaacctaggggaagtgggactcctccctttccttcccctatggccggccatggaggtggagtccaccatggactccaccttcccctttggttggccggctagggttggtggagtccatccgggactccaccttccatggtgatttcttccggaaggttctagaacattctagcgccttccataaatgcaccgaatcatttccaaacttgtaaagtgacttcctatatatgaatcttattctccggaccattccggaactcctcgtgacgtcctagatcccatccgagactccgaacaacattcgaactccattccatattccatatctacttataacgacatcaaaccttaagtgtgtcaccctacggttcgagaactatgcggacatgatcgagactcctctccgaacaataactaatagcgggacctggagatccataatagctcccacatattcaacgatgacttcgtgatcgaaagaaccattcacatacgatactgattccctttgtcacgcaatactttacttgtccgaggttcgatcatcggtatctccatacctagttcaacctcgttaccgacaagtactatttactcgtaccgtggtatgtcatctcttgtgacctagtcacaagcttgcaagctaattagacgacattccaccgagagggcccagagtatatctatccgtcatcgggatggacaaatcccactcttgatccatatgcctcaactcacactttccgaatacttaatcccatctttatatccacccatttacgcaatggcgtttgatgtaatcaaagcatccttccggtgtaagtgatttacatgatctcatggtcgaaggactaggtaactatgtatcgaaagcttatagcaagttgaacttaatgacttgatctcatgttatgcttactatgggtgtgtccatcacatcattcacctaatgatatgatcttgttattaataacatccgatgttcatgatcatctattaatcaacaagctagttaaatgagaggcttactagggactctggttgtttacacaacacacatgtattaatgtttccggttaatacaattatagcatggagtctaaacatttatcatgaacactaagatataacaataactattttattattgcctctcggctaTATCTCCAacattcccctcacttagaggggaAATTGataggtggggattgtagatctagatctcctctcttagatctctcaagaatgagcaagaatcataggGTAATCAaaagatagggcaagttcttcaaagtcaataaTGGAGGAGAGATAGTGTAAGAACTTACCCAGCCCAaagtggaagaaggcctatttatagcccaagggaaaatataaccgttggggaaaataaCGGGCAGAAAAACGACCCATCCGGCCAGCCGGCCGGTCCACCGGGCTGGGCGATGGACgtgccggcgcacaggccgggcgGGGCAAGCAGGCCGCGCACCAGGCCAAAGGGGCCCAACCGGCAGgagagccggtcgaccgggcgctagGCCGGCCGGTCCGGTGGCCACCGGGGGTGGTGTCGGGCGTGGGCCTGGAGACCCCCTGGAGCAGGCCCAGTGTGCATGAGCCCAGCAGCCGGTTTCCACCGGGTGGGCTGGCGGGAGGCCCGGCGGTGCCGGGCTGTGGGCCGGACTGCAGGACTCATGaagatcttttctttttctttaaaatagaaaatgatcccgaactccgattgacatgaaaccaatttNNNNNNNNNNNNNNNNNNNNNNNNNNNNNNNNNNNNNNNNNNNNNNNNNNNNNNNNNNNNNNNNNNNNNNNNNNNNNNNNNNNNNNNNNNNNNNNNNNNNggcattgacaagttaataccttgtcaatactagagagggagtctcccaccgtcaagaaacggtgaagacgttcaaactcgaaaacgcaatagaagatgcatgcggatttcgttttcgatgaacatgggcttgttgtaaagctagcaacaagctcaagaacctcacacagagaaacaccaagaagtaatagggatatgcaaagtatgcaaaggtttgagctccctacgacgatgtgatcaagttacctaaccgaaagcccctcttggtagtgcggctatctatcctataatccggtctcccaacaaccaccttgagaccggtaaaaggaaaacctagcaaggtcatacctttgccttgcgcattccgcttgatcttgatgataactcttcaagtccCACTCAAgtcggaatgccttacttgatcatcattacccgtgaagactcacaaatgctcccccatacaccatgatgggaaagctccattgatgcacatcttcacatatcaattatcaccaaatggacggcaagattcaaccatatgatcctcttgagatgctcaacttgaacttgcccaactcaaccttgatgacgatcaccacttgacgtcatcctctcatgggctatatgacatCTCACTTTTGACCCATTGAAAGAtaactaacccacatagacaacacaagggaacatatatgatgagttagttcataaagcataattgacacggcttaccataccacatgacttctcgtgggacattcttcatgctttaTGTGTTAATACcaatcttgaatctattcttcactctttgtattggtcaaccttgtatcttctcatgctctatcatactatcttgaggtgtataaagaatcctTCAATTGTTTGCATGCCCTAAATCttcgtcaaccatagctcaactcatgagactatcatgacaccgacttagagccataacttgaattcttcacttggaatcaagcactcaagatcttgatcattcattgcttaccacataagctagagcatggctaatattaagctccacataagaactccttcttcatttcttctccttgatcatatcacatatatttcttcaaatcgatgatcttgatgccaatactcaaggtatatcttttatcttcatggcatccatacttgaatccaacacatgaactACAAGTAGTGTCTATGGAATATTCATTCATATAAACTTAATGAAAACGTTATTCCATAgcggttgtcactaattaccaaaaccacacataggggcaatatacccttacacctttccttcctctcctcatgaaaaaagacaaattcctgccgaatctgtAGGAGgttgaccagatttgaactacaggtacatgatataatgctcaagagtttttttaaaaatcatttttaggttcacaaaATGCTATTTCATCatagatccagtgcaagtttagcgagactcaaccccgggcaaaggatcttcatgcctgccgttttgaatatagtttgaaacgggcataataaattcaaaaacgatccaaacaatgtgaaaccttcgtgtggtgtcatattatgtgtcatggttgtaaggaaaaatattaaacttGGAAAACTGCAAACATCACAAAAAAAtatttcacaaaatgagctatcaggttcgaggtttcatggcatttaggtcaaacgatcaATGTTAttgatagaatcgcggcatagtttgtgataatgtgcccatattgtgcacacatgtgcatctgggGATGGCggacgatgttgcaggaggaagttttccttttcatcgcacgaaaaagccattttccatttttgaggtgtcgaaaacggagtgttttgtgaagcaaccaccaaattaaagtttcacattggtaccaccccatttttcaaaaatactagtccACCTTACTTACACAATTTTCCAATCGGGGTATCTTAAACATTTTCGTCCACCCTTCGTGAAAAAGAAAAATTCCTGCCAAGTCAGGAGGAAGTTGGtcagatttgaacttttttttcaaaatgggggatATATCACCctggcttctgcatccaaaggatgcacacatctTTTttaattagattattcacaaaaccttacaagaacaatacaaaagatcaacctcAAAGACAAATCACTAAACCTACGGtgtgatgaagggggtgacaatacactaactcacatcatccaaaaaaccaaatgccttcccaaaccgcccaatagcaggtgagaagcacatccagtcgagcagactctcagcgcacgccaatgcacacgccacagaagttgctaccaCCGTCTTCCTCgaatccatcttcaagagagatcctcgcattaaccttgcaagacctgacgtcgatgccaccatgacgccagacggctccaccatcctgcacataTACATCATCCCATATCCgtcttcgataccctgcagcaccatgccaccgagactcggcaccgacaatgtggtagatgaataccactccaccatCATCCGCCAACATCTAGCAGCTGCTCCAaagacgatgccccaagaggtagaacgacgcaggtagcgccgccatcgtccgatctggGAGACCCGGATCTTGGGTTTCcgtggagcagcacgagtgagtagaTGCAGGTTGCGacggcgatgccttcaagaaggtaacaaCACGTAacgtcgccatcgcccgccaagacCGGTGTCGGAGCAcgattttcaccggcagccgcacaTCTCCAACTCGCCGAGTGGAGTGACGAGAcaagcaaagatgatgccttcgacaaggtaatgaCGCCAAGCGACGCCGCCATCGTACGCCAAGCCCGAGAGCGAAGCACGGTTTTCATCGGCTTCCTCGTCACCCGGAACTTGTCGTCGACTGGATCTTCACCGCCGGAGATCTGTGTGGGATCCCAAGATCCCCCACCCCAGATCCCAACGAGGCTGTCCACCTCCGGGGAtgaggtcgccgccgccatgcccgggGCCGCGGCCCCGGCATCCATGTGATGCGGACGTAGCATCCCGTCGCGCGGAGGAGAAGGCGCAGCAGCCGGCCGCCAGCTCTAGGCCCCAAGGCCAAGATCCAGCcatgccaccaccgccgccacctcgccTTCCGGCCGCCGACGCCGCGCACCACCACCACTAGAAGGATCAAGAGCGTCGCCCCACCcccatgatctaatgctcatgattttttggAAAAAACATTTTTaaggttcaaaatatgatatagatgtcatatttggattcctctcatttttatgatcgatttagacatattatttatcAAATTCTGATTTactgatttaaagatattaattattccatattaaatataaaagaaaaaataaaatcattttcttgtcatttgaattcaagattaatatacttattcattgtagtttatgtaggtaattgtttggaattcaaaaaaaataaagatgTGCAACATGCCAACATCAAGGAATaggggttaatatgattgatatggtagtattatcaataaggtgtcatttctttcctGAAAGCTagtcaaaaagaaacaaaaaaaaagttaagcatgctaggggtggagtagtgtgatgATGGGTAACTGACCGGAAAGTTTAATCATGAGTGGAATTCGACCTAATATTAAGTGCAGTAAAATGGtccatgtgagagattaaaaaattaattttaaaaaaatcgagCCAGAATTGCTAAACGACCGTTATTTCTATGCCAACGGCAACTAGATCTGTACCAAGAATGTATTGTGCCGACAGCGAGGTGCCGCGACCGTCGGCACAGGGTTGTGCCGACCGTAATTCTAGTTATGCCGACGGCATGGCGgtcgtcggcaccttgactggttccgtACTGGCTAGATAGCAGCTGAGGTCGCTGTACGAACAACCACTTGAATTCCCAATCAAGAAAAAGTCTCATCCTCCGTCGCTAAGCTTCACCAAAGGCCGATGTGCATCATTGTTTACCATCTAGCTATGGTGTCATAGACAAAAATTTAACCTAGAGCTTAGATATCCCCGTCTGCACTACTTTGCAGCGAATGACAATATCAGTATGGAAAAAGGTGGGGGGCACTTGTATGAGATCTGGGCATAACGTGCGATCGAAGGATCGAGTATTCTGGACCATTTGATGTGAAATCTGTGGCACAGATCGGGCTTTTAGATCTGGTGGatcatttttgcatcaaacacccCGTTCTACTCCGTATTTTGGTTCTGTATCCTTCCATCCCCACGCGGCCACGCGCTCTATTCAGCCCTAGTTCCCAAATCCACCTCCAGTCCAGGCGAAGCCGACGGCGATAGTGGCGTTCCGCCGTCCCCATCCTGTGCCGGCGTGTACGGATGGAGACGACGACATTCCTTCCTTCTTCCCCTCTCTCGTGCGGCGGCAATGGAGGCCTAGCGACGGtggttgttgtgggtatacttcatgggtgtaccatcgacagtgcctagatccggcaagcccgggtggcccacagatggtgatgaggcatgtggcccatcgggcggcccagttgctgttgatcatgaaggaagaagtccagcccaggatcagtggaccggatccgtaccgacattaggagtaacccggatccatggaggcccatgagggacccggatccaggacgacgtatatggaaggcggatccgtgacgtgcacggcaagatattgtaccgtagttaggctgtctgtaatccggctaggactctccatgtaaaccctagatccgtgcgcctttataagccggatcccgggagccctagaggcacaaccacaactcattgtaacaacgcgaaagcgcccggataattccgcacaagcagcagtaaggccctgtcatcgtgcaggtgttccgaagctgggtaactcgcgtaccaccgtcccgtgtgcactccgccctatggcccctacttcttctccccctcgtgaggatccctcctccgaggtaccgtcgattaggcaacgacagtggtTGCAGCTCGTCAAGCGAGCTTGGGACGGCGCCACAAAATCGCCCACGGTTCGTTGTGCTTTTTCCTGAAATCTATTGAGTTCCTTATCTAATTTGGGCCCTGCTACTAATATCTTACATTCTCCGACAAGGATTCAAAAGGAAACTACACAGTTTTGCGTTCTGTCGTTTTCAGTCACAGTAGTAACTACTACCTATTTTCGGTTTTAACTGACGCATGAACACATCACAAATGAAGTAGCAGTGGTTCTAATTATGGTTAATTAAAtacaaacggagggagtaatatttttATACCAGTTCTGATAATGAAATGAAGAGAAAACTTTGCTGCATTACATTATGCTCTTTGGTATGAGAAATATTCAGGTATGCCtatgttcttctatttttcttcaCTTCTAGGTTTCTgcagaagaacatgttaattcacCTAAATTACCATGCAATAATTAGGACGCGAAGTGTACACACCGATGGCAGGAATCTTCTTTTATGGAACCATGTATTTCTTCCTAGTTTTCCACCATGTAGTGAAATCAACTTATTTTTAATCTGATTTTGATGCTTTATGGTATGTAATACGGTCAGTTAAGTGGTTCAGTAACCTTCTCTAATATGAATGCACTACCTTGACATGATCCGGTTCTTGGCATGTGTCTTGTTTTGTACTCACGAtaggaaaagagaaaaagaattCATTGGATTTTACTGTCCTGTTACTGATATGAAACTAATGTAGAATTGTTCTTCTAAATGGAGGGGACCAGTGCAACCTCACCATCACCAATCCTTGCATGCCCGGCCAATCCACGTACCGTACCAACTATCTCAGGTAAGTTTTTTGGCGTCAATAGTGCCAATATTTCTGGTTCTTCATGATAATCATGTGTGCTTCAGCTCagtcttttatttattttgcagACTCAGTCAATAGCTTGGGAATGACAGAATTAAGTGATGCCAACTCTTTTTCAGAGATTAATTCTAGGATGCTTCCTCTTAGTGAATTCTCTACACCCAAGAAGAGACAATGCTTTTCGCAAGATGTAAGTGTACTGCTGATTGTATGCTTTTTTGCACAATTCAAATCTACACTTTATAATGGTCACTGGCTTTCGAGTGTTTACGTTTGGCATGAGCACATTAGATCTCATAACTATATTTTCTCAAACTGAAAAAAACAAGTGCTATTACCCGAAAACCATGATGAATGTAAATCTCTAGAATCATTTGGCATGTTTGATACAGAGAGCTTACATGCATATGTGTGCTCGATCTTCGTAGCTCGATCTTCGTAACTATGAAAGCTGTGTTGACCTGTTCATCTTTCCAGGGCTCATTGCATAAACCAGTGTGCGACGAGGCAATAAAACTAATAGTAGGCATGAGATTTGATGACATTGCTTCTGTAGAGGCATTTTACAAGAACTATGCACACCACGTGGGATTTGGTGTCCGTCTTGGGTCACAAAGGATGGTGAACAATGTAATTCACTGGAAGCGTTTCTTATGCGCAAGGGAGGGATACTGTTCCACAAAAGATACTCATACTGTTAACTACTTGGATAAAAATGCTTCAAATAAAAGGCGCAAGGTCAAAATAACAAGGTGTGGATGTGATGCTCATATTTACATCAATCGGGATAGTGAAGGCAAATATAACATAGCTTCAATGGTTGAGCATCACAATCATGAACTAGTGTCCCCTAGAAAGCAACACCTGATTAGATCAAACAGGAAAGTAAGTGAGAGAGCCAAATTAACACTATTTGATTGCCA contains the following coding sequences:
- the LOC124649025 gene encoding protein FAR1-RELATED SEQUENCE 5-like translates to MEGTSATSPSPILACPANPRTVPTISDSVNSLGMTELSDANSFSEINSRMLPLSEFSTPKKRQCFSQDGSLHKPVCDEAIKLIVGMRFDDIASVEAFYKNYAHHVGFGVRLGSQRMVNNVIHWKRFLCAREGYCSTKDTHTVNYLDKNASNKRRKVKITRCGCDAHIYINRDSEGKYNIASMVEHHNHELVSPRKQHLIRSNRKVSERAKLTLFDCHKASIGPEHIGYFMLVQGRLTVWDARRKTCRITIQSSKIKSRIAMLKC